TTTGTCGCGAACATCGCACTCTCATTTATTGCATTTTCCGCCGGTCTGGAACTGAAGCGGACTAAAGTATCGGGAATTTACAAAAATGCTCTCCTGACAATCGGGTTCAAGGTGTTTTTTGTTTCACTGTTTGTCGGTGGTGGAGTTTTCGTCCTCTTCCCTCTCCTTTCTGAAACCAGTTTTACTACTGACTATCTGCTCTTCTCGGGGATTCTCATTTCCGTTCTGGCTATGGGATCTTCTGTGGAATTCACAAAAGCTGCATCATATGATGAGGATGGAGAAAACCGGTTGCTCGATTTCACCATGGGTACTGTTGCTTTTAAAGAAATTTTCAATCTTCTGTTGATAGCCGGTTCATTCTACTTTTTAGCCACAGTACAATCATTTACTTCTCCTTCATTTTCACCCGACTACATTCAAAGTATTCTTTCTGACCTTCTGCTTTCTCTGCTTGCCGGTATGATTTTAGGAATTCTTACAATATCATATGTCAGATTAGTTAAGAGTGAAATTTCATTTTTTCTCATTGTTTTTGTTATGGCAGGAAGTTATGGCTCAACACTTCTTAACCTTCAGCCATTGATTGTTTTCCTGGTTGCAGGAATTGTTTCGGTGAACTTCACCAAAGATTTTGACTTTAAGTCCCATATCATAAATTTTAATCTCCCTGTCTTTTTAGTGTTTTTTACCCTGCTTGGGGCATCTCTGAATTTCTCCCACATACTGCCGGCGCTCTTCCCCGCTTTTATACTTTTCCTGCTTAGAGTTGTCGCGATTTATATTTCAGTAAAGATTTCTTCGGGAATCACTGAGATGTCGGCACAAACCGGCAGATATGGATGGGCTGGTTTTATTTCACCAAATATGACCCTTACAGCTCTCATTCTTTTGACTATCTCTTCACTCTCGATCGGTTCCCCTTTTGTCACAGGAGTGATTTACGACTTTTTCCTCCTGAACTTGTTTTTGGGTCCATTACTCTTTAAACTTGCTCTCGTGCTAAACAACAAACCCGTAAGTCCTGTATTTGAAGAGAAAAGTACGCCCGAACCTGAAAAAGAAATTGTCGAAAAATTAGAAACTGTTGAAAAAGATTATCGAATCGTTTTCTCTGAACCAAATTTCATTGATCCTGATCTCAATAAAATTCTCTTCGATCTCTATTTCAAAGTTGTAGAACTCGCGAATGAGTTTAGAGACACCTTTATCTCCAAAAGAAATTTTGAGACAGAAGAAATATTGAATGAGACCATTGCACTCTACAGGAACATGTTTTCGAGCATCGAGTCGATTCTCCTGTCAGGCAAAGAACCCAGAGCTATAAAATCGACTCTGCAAAGTCTCAGGATCAATCAAACCGAGGTGCTGCTGCACAAACTTGATGAGCGTAAAAATATTGAACGGGAATTTGCCAATTCCGATACTCTCATCAAAAGACTCCTAAATGAAGTGATGCAACTTACCGACGGGCTCTCTGAAGAGTACCCTCTCGATGTGGAGATAGATTACGCCACCTATTCAAAAAAACCTGTTTCATTTCAGTTTTTTATACTCAAACTTAAAGTCAAAGCTTTTTTCCAGACCTTTTTTACAGGGCGTCACGAAGCTGTAGTTAAGGTTAATCTCAAAAATATTGCCAGATATTATCTGAATTCAAAAGCAACCCACGAATTGTTGGAAACCCTGAATTTAACAGGTGCCGACAGGTTGAACCTGTTCAGAAAATTAAAAGCGATACACAAGAATTATATCAGTTACCTCGATGAATTAATTCTACTGATTGGCCAGGAAAGAAGCAGCCTCGGATTCGTAACTGTTTTCTTCATGCGTTATGAAGAACTGAAAGCAATGTTTTTTAATGAACTCGATGTTTATAACTCGGAACAATCTTCAACTGTTCAGGAAATTGAAAAAAGACTAAGTTACGCTTTTGCATCTCCCTACAATTCACTCCTCGATGAAATTGCCGATATCATGCTGGTTAAAAAGCGTGGTGATGAGTTAAACTTCCTCGAAGCTTTTGAGAATGCACAGTTGGAGAAGGAAAAACTCCTCGACTCCATCAGACACTGGGTAATATATTATCAAGGCATTATCGGGTTAATTCAGAAAGAGCTGTATATTTATCGATTCGAAATTCAGCTTAACAATTTTATCGACAGAGCCTTGTTAAATCTGGCAGATGAAGTTAGTGACAGAATCCGTGCCGGATGTCCTAAAGTTGCTGATCAGTTTAGAACTTTTTCAAAAGAACTTGGTGAACTGATTCCCCTCGGTTACAGCGCTTTGAAGATCTATTCTGACAGTTTCAGAATGTCGTTCGCAATACCCGAGCTCACTTCCCTAATAAGAGATCTGGAAAAAACTGCCCGCAGCCGTAAAATCAGAACTTTTTTTGATACACTGATCAATGGAATTAAGTCAGTCTCACTCGGGTTGCCGGAAGAATCTGTTTTCCTGGACGAGAGTGAGTTGGTGCTCCCGAACCGTACACCGGAGTTCAAAGAGCTTAAAACTTACAAAATAAGATCGCTCACCTCCCATTTTCTTCTTTTGAAACTGCCGAGGGAGATTGGCGAAGTTAACGAGTTTCTCGTCAACTATATCGATGGAGCCCTGAAAGAAATTCGTAACCTCGAGTCAAGTATCAACTACTATTTCGATTCGATGGTAAAAAGACTGCAGGAGGATCCGGATGATCACGACAGTGTAAAAGCAATTCTTGAATCCCTGGATGAAAATTTCATCTCCCGTCTAAGAGAAATTGAAAACAACAACGATAAACTTGAACTTGCGATTAATAAGCAGGTGGCAAGTAAAACTGCTTTTGCTGTTACCGAAGTTAAAAGATTGATTTCCCTCTCTGCGGTCAACTACCAAAGTTCTGCGCTTGATTCAGAGAAATTCAGATTAAAAGTTTACTATTCGTTGAGAAAAGTAAAGGTACTTACGAAGAGATTCTTTCGCTCCATCTATATTTCTGTTAAACACACCCTTTCCCGTTTTGTCTTCCCCCTGTTTAAAAGAGGTGTCGAAAACTTAAAATATCTTTCAGGACGATTGACAGTAAATTATCGTGAAGACCTCTTCAAAACCCAGGAGATTCTTAATTCCCTCCCATTTATCTACAGACGCCTTTTTGACGGCACATCGCTTGAATCAAGCGAACTGTTTCTCGGGAAGGATGAAATAAAGTCTATCGTAAATCAGGCAAAAGAGAGATTCAAGGCAAAACTCCCGGCTTCAATCCTTATTACCGGCGCACCCGGATCCGGCAAAACTTCATATATCTACTATATTAAAAAGGATTTGTTGCAACCCGGTGAGTATATCGAACTCTATTTTCTTGAAAGAATAAGTACGGTAGACGAACTCAGACGACTGATCTCGGATGCTCTTGGTTACAATGAACTCAAAACAGTTGAAGCAATTATCATCGATTTAAATGAGAGATTCAGGAATAAATTTGTTCTGCTTATCAACCTGAACAAGACTTTTGTGAGGACTGTCGATGGCTTCGAGGCTTTGAAGACAATGCTCTACATAATCTCGATGACAAGTTCAAATGTACTTTGGGTGGCTACAATTCAAAGTATCGGCTGGCAGTTCATAAAAACAAACTTCAAGGCAGCGTCACTTTTTAACTTCTCTGTCTCTTTGGAAGAGTTGAACAAACACAGGATAAAGGACATTATCCTCCACAGACAGCACACCACCGGTTTTGCTTTCAGATTCACCCGGGATGACCTCTATCTGTTGAGAAAAAGATTGTTTAAGTCATCCAAACCTGTTGAGGATCAATCATACCTGGAACAGGTCTATTTCGAGCGTCTGACCGAATATGCCGACGGTAATATTGTAGCAGGTATGAACTATTGGCTGAATTCAATCTCGAAGATCGAGGAAAACACACTCGTAATTCACACTTACAAGTCTTTTCCACTTATCGACCTTTCTTTCCTCGATATTTCCATGATTACCGTTCTGTATACTGTAATGCTGCATGGTGGTCTGAAGAGGAGTCAACTGGCACAGTCATTGAATATTTCTGAAAAACAGGCAGGAGAATACCTGGAAAAACTTCTCTCTCTGAACCTCTTGAGGATTGGTGAATTGAGTAAAAGCCATGACTACTATTATATAAACAAATTCAAGTTCAAATCAGTACAGAATGAACTTCAAAAACGGAATATACTGCCATGGTAAATTTCAAACCTCTGCTGGTCTTGTTCTTGTTTTGTGCCATGCACCTTGCGGGTGTTTCACAATCTGTGGAAAAAATCAAAAAGGACTCTGCCGGACACACGATTTTACCGGTCAAAGACAGCGTTTTAAGAATTGATACGATAGTTCGAATCGACAGCGTGTACATTTTTGACACAGTAAGAATTACCGATCAGAAAACCGCCAGAGACAGCAACTTTTTCCCGACATCTTTTATCATCGTGGATTCATCATCTAACAAGCTCCCCTCTCTCGATGATATGGTGAACTCAATAAATTTCGTAAAACAGTTGGGGATCTTCAAACTCGTTCTGATTCTCTTCATTATTGCGATCGCATCAGGTTTGACTTTTGCATTCAGGATTCTCTCAAAATATCTTTCGTTCAAGGGAGAAAAGTTTGGTAGAATTCTGAAAGTCATCTCTGTGGCAAGAACATTTGTTTGGATTGTGACATTTTATTTGATTCTTAAGCTGGTTTTTGTCCAGACTCAATTCCTTCTCCTTCTCTTTATTCTCATATCACTCGTTCTTTTGGGGATTGCAGCACTGCCACTACTCGGCAATTTGCTGGGGAGGCTTTTTATCCTCTCAGGAAACATGTTCAATCATAATGACTACATAAAAGCCGGACTGCATAGAGGATTCGTTCAGGAAATCGGATTAAAACATGTAACCATTCTGAGTGATGAAGGATCAGCCATTTTTATTCCTAATTCATACTTTATCAACAACCCTTTTGAAAATGTAAGCAGAGGTAAAAAGGAAGAGCAGATCTCGCTTGATTTTGACTTCCCGTCTAAGTATGATCCTGAAAGAGTGCTCGGAATCCTGAAGGAAGCGGCGATATCAAATCCTTATTTGTACATCAATAAAGAGCCGGAAGTTTTTATTAAACAGGTCGATTTTATTAATGACCGTTATACAATAAAAGTGAATCTTTATTTGTACGATTCAAACTATATTGACGAATTATATGACTCTATTAATAAATCGGTTTTAGCTAAATTGACCACCGATCAATCTGAGAATAAATGAAGAACGAACCAATCAGGCAAAGTACCCAGGCTAAAATTCTTAGAGCCCTGAGAATAATTCTTATTTTTTCTGCAACAGCCGGATTTGCGACTATAATCCTCGAGCATGGTTTCCAAATAAATTTTGTTGAGGAAGCGTTAATCAATCTTCTCTCCGTGGCTGTCGTTGGAATCTTCATGATTTATCAACTGACTAACATCACTTTTGCCGAAAATAAAGGTCAGTTTCTTCGGGCACATCTTTTTGAGTTCCTCATAATTTTCTTCATCATCATAGAGGGGATACTGACTTTATCCGGGGTTAGTATTATACAAAATATTGGCACGACATTTAACATTAAGAATATCACTTTTCTTTATGTCGTTCTGGCACAGGCATACATTGTAATTGGTATTATTCTCGGAGCAATCAGGTACAATAAAAAGATCCTGGAATCGAAAATACACCCCGCCAGACTCTTTATGCTTAGTTTTGCGGTCACCATTCTCATTGGTGCCCTGCTACTGATGTTACCTGCCGCAAGCAATATTCCCGGCGGTTTAAGATTCATTGATGCTTTGTTCACCTCAACAAGCGCTGTTTGCGTTACCGGATTGACCGTCGTTGACACCGCCATAGATTTTACGAGATTCGGTCAAATAGTGGTCATGTTACTCTTCCAGATAGGTGGACTTGGGTTGATGACTTTTACTACTTTTTTCGCAATCTTTCTTTCGGGCGGACTTGGGATCAAGGAAAAATTCATTCTCCGTGAGATGATGCATGAAGATAATATCGGGGCAATCGGCAAGGTGCTTTCAAGTCTTATCATTCTTACCTTCACCCTCGAGGGAGTAGGTGCTATGGTTATTTTCTTTTCAATAAAGGATTTTTATCCCGGAAATGTTGAAGAAGCGGTATTCAGCAGCATTTTTCACGGTATTTCAGCCTTTTGTAATGCCGGATTTTCGATTTATTCGATGAATCTGGCCGATCCGATGATAAAGAACAATTATATCTTCAACACTACAATATCCCTTTTGATCATCTTTGGAGGTTTGGGCTTCACAGCGATTCTAGGAATGCCTAGGTATATCAAAGTCAATACAAAACCATTGTTCGCAAAATTGAACATGCCTCTGCAGGTTAAAATAGTGTTTCTCACAACGGCTGTGCTGATCGTTGGCGGTACTCTAACAACCTATCTTCTGGAAATCAATTCATCGCTGAAGGGATTATCAACTGGTGATGCATTATTCCATTCCTATTTCCAGGCTGTATCGGCCAGAACA
This genomic window from Ignavibacteria bacterium contains:
- a CDS encoding mechanosensitive ion channel; translated protein: MVNFKPLLVLFLFCAMHLAGVSQSVEKIKKDSAGHTILPVKDSVLRIDTIVRIDSVYIFDTVRITDQKTARDSNFFPTSFIIVDSSSNKLPSLDDMVNSINFVKQLGIFKLVLILFIIAIASGLTFAFRILSKYLSFKGEKFGRILKVISVARTFVWIVTFYLILKLVFVQTQFLLLLFILISLVLLGIAALPLLGNLLGRLFILSGNMFNHNDYIKAGLHRGFVQEIGLKHVTILSDEGSAIFIPNSYFINNPFENVSRGKKEEQISLDFDFPSKYDPERVLGILKEAAISNPYLYINKEPEVFIKQVDFINDRYTIKVNLYLYDSNYIDELYDSINKSVLAKLTTDQSENK